In one Pseudarthrobacter oxydans genomic region, the following are encoded:
- a CDS encoding metal ABC transporter solute-binding protein, Zn/Mn family, translating into MRRTAAARSSMAALAGLGLLLTACSPQAEPSTQAADGINVVASTNVYGDIAKTIGGDKVSVTALITKTSQDPHSYEATAQDRLAVSKADLVLENGGGYDGFIHTLAQDSGLDDAKVLNAVELSGLAHPEEEKPSAGATTTEPAAGDDSAHGHGEMNEHVWYSLHAMEQLADGIAAKLGELDPASASTFQSNASAFKSSVEELHIKLDALKPASAGAQVAVTEPVPLYLLEDAGLVNATPADYTAAIEEGSDVPPAVLKAATDLVATKSVRLLAYNSQTEGPQTESLKKAAETAGVPVVDFNETLPEGKTYLQWMTDNVDNISKVLETNS; encoded by the coding sequence GTGCGCCGTACCGCCGCTGCCCGATCGTCCATGGCCGCCCTTGCCGGGCTAGGCCTCCTGCTCACCGCGTGCAGCCCGCAGGCGGAACCGTCAACGCAGGCTGCCGACGGGATCAACGTGGTGGCGTCAACCAACGTCTACGGGGACATCGCCAAGACAATCGGCGGTGACAAGGTCAGCGTTACGGCCCTCATTACCAAGACCAGCCAGGATCCGCATTCCTACGAAGCCACTGCCCAGGACCGGCTGGCAGTGTCCAAGGCGGACCTTGTCCTGGAAAACGGCGGCGGTTACGACGGCTTCATCCACACCCTGGCACAGGACAGCGGCCTCGACGACGCGAAGGTGCTGAACGCCGTCGAACTTTCCGGCCTTGCCCACCCGGAGGAGGAAAAGCCCTCCGCTGGGGCGACCACGACGGAACCAGCAGCGGGGGATGACTCCGCGCACGGCCACGGCGAAATGAACGAGCACGTCTGGTACAGCCTGCACGCCATGGAGCAGCTGGCCGACGGCATCGCCGCCAAGCTCGGCGAGCTGGACCCCGCCTCTGCTTCGACCTTCCAGTCGAACGCTTCCGCCTTCAAATCCAGCGTTGAAGAGCTGCACATAAAGCTCGATGCCCTCAAGCCTGCGTCAGCCGGGGCCCAGGTTGCCGTCACCGAACCCGTGCCCCTCTACCTCCTTGAGGATGCCGGGCTGGTGAACGCCACCCCTGCGGACTACACTGCTGCGATTGAAGAAGGCTCCGACGTGCCGCCTGCAGTCCTCAAGGCGGCAACCGACCTGGTGGCCACGAAGTCGGTGCGGCTCCTCGCCTACAACAGCCAGACCGAAGGCCCGCAGACGGAGTCGCTGAAGAAGGCCGCGGAAACTGCCGGGGTTCCGGTGGTGGATTTCAACGAAACACTGCCTGAGGGCAAGACGTACCTGCAGTGGATGACGGACAATGTGGACAACATCAGCAAAGTTCTGGAGACAAATAGTTGA
- a CDS encoding metal ABC transporter ATP-binding protein, which yields MKPLVSLTGASLKFGKRALWEDLDLDIKPGEFFAVLGPNGSGKTTFLKVLLGLQDLHRGQAVLGGRPVERGSSLIGYIPQQKSFAPDTPMRARDLVGLGVDGHRWGLRLNTAKANRRIDELLELVGATEYAKVPVGQLSGGEQQRLRVAQALATDPQVLLCDEPLLSLDLHHQQAVSALINKQCRDQNSAVVFVTHEINPIIDYVDRVLYLAGGRFRVGTPEEVMTTEVLSGLYGSHVEVIHANGRIVVVGLPDATTHHHAETHAAGEAA from the coding sequence TTGAAACCCCTGGTCAGCCTTACCGGAGCGTCCCTGAAGTTCGGTAAGCGGGCGCTCTGGGAGGACCTGGACCTGGACATTAAGCCCGGCGAGTTCTTCGCCGTGCTTGGTCCCAACGGAAGCGGCAAGACCACATTCCTGAAGGTCCTCCTAGGGCTCCAGGACCTGCACCGCGGCCAGGCCGTCCTGGGCGGCCGCCCCGTGGAGCGCGGGAGCAGCCTGATCGGCTACATCCCGCAGCAGAAATCGTTCGCTCCGGACACTCCCATGCGTGCCAGGGACCTCGTGGGCCTGGGCGTTGACGGCCACCGCTGGGGCCTGCGCCTGAACACCGCCAAGGCCAACCGCAGGATTGACGAACTCCTTGAACTGGTTGGTGCCACGGAATACGCAAAAGTCCCGGTGGGCCAGCTCTCCGGCGGCGAGCAGCAGCGGCTCCGCGTGGCGCAGGCACTTGCCACGGATCCGCAGGTCCTGCTTTGCGACGAACCACTGCTCTCCCTGGACCTGCACCACCAGCAGGCGGTCAGCGCCCTGATCAACAAGCAGTGCCGCGACCAGAACAGCGCCGTTGTGTTCGTGACGCACGAAATCAACCCCATCATCGACTACGTGGACCGTGTCCTGTACTTGGCCGGCGGACGCTTCAGGGTGGGAACCCCCGAGGAAGTCATGACCACGGAAGTCCTCTCCGGCCTCTACGGCAGCCACGTTGAGGTTATCCACGCGAACGGCCGCATCGTGGTGGTGGGCCTCCCTGACGCCACAACCCACCACCATGCGGAGACGCACGCGGCGGGAGAGGCTGCCTGA
- a CDS encoding MBL fold metallo-hydrolase: MKLTKYTHSCVRLEKDGRVLVLDPGNFSESAEALEDAEAVLVTHEHADHIDVPVVVEALRANGALAVFAPARVAGQLQDKATGEAARIHAVNPGSTFQAAGFTVRSFGGQHALIHPQIPVVANIGYLIDDNVYHPGDSFVIPDGTSVRTLLVPLHAPWSKSAEVLDFVIGVRAPKAFQIHDGLLNENGLKIVEGHVQRIGAKYGTEYTHLAARESVEV; the protein is encoded by the coding sequence ATGAAGCTGACCAAATACACCCACTCCTGCGTCCGCCTTGAAAAGGACGGCCGGGTCCTGGTCCTGGATCCGGGCAACTTTTCCGAGTCGGCGGAGGCCCTGGAGGATGCGGAGGCGGTCCTGGTCACGCATGAGCATGCCGACCACATCGACGTTCCGGTTGTGGTGGAGGCGTTGCGCGCAAACGGGGCGCTGGCGGTTTTCGCTCCGGCGCGGGTTGCCGGCCAGCTGCAGGACAAGGCCACGGGCGAAGCCGCGCGCATCCACGCCGTGAACCCTGGCTCAACATTCCAGGCTGCCGGCTTCACCGTCCGCAGCTTCGGAGGCCAGCATGCCCTGATCCACCCGCAGATCCCCGTTGTCGCCAACATCGGATACCTCATCGACGACAACGTGTACCACCCGGGGGACTCCTTCGTCATTCCGGACGGGACCAGCGTCCGGACCCTGTTGGTTCCCCTCCACGCGCCGTGGAGCAAATCCGCCGAGGTGCTGGACTTTGTGATCGGCGTCCGGGCGCCGAAGGCGTTCCAGATCCATGACGGACTGCTCAACGAGAACGGCCTGAAGATCGTGGAAGGCCATGTCCAGAGGATCGGCGCCAAATACGGCACCGAATACACCCATCTGGCTGCCCGGGAGTCGGTGGAAGTTTGA
- a CDS encoding metal ABC transporter permease — protein MDADSILDAIFSFENYGELLVLVQNSIWAGAVLGLLGGLVGTFVMKRDLAFAVHGISELSFAGAAFALLVGANIVFGSLIGSVAAALLLGLMGVRARDKNSIIGVIMPFGLGLGILFLSLYEGRAANKFGLLTGQIVSVDTVQLQALAGTAVVVMLALVAIWRPLNFASLDPELAEARGVPVRTLAIVFMVLLGVSVALSIQVVGALLVLALLITPAAAALRVTSSPVAVVVLSVLFAMTATVGGILLALGGRIPISPYVTTLSFLIYVVCRVIGSVRAARGINGRVLAAS, from the coding sequence ATGGACGCGGACAGCATCCTTGACGCGATCTTCAGCTTCGAGAACTACGGCGAGCTGCTGGTCCTGGTCCAGAACTCGATTTGGGCAGGTGCCGTCCTTGGCCTGCTGGGCGGGCTGGTTGGCACCTTTGTCATGAAGCGCGACCTGGCCTTCGCGGTCCACGGCATATCCGAACTCTCCTTCGCCGGTGCCGCCTTTGCCCTGCTGGTCGGCGCGAACATCGTCTTTGGATCGCTCATAGGATCGGTTGCCGCCGCCCTGCTTTTGGGCCTGATGGGCGTCCGGGCCAGGGACAAGAATTCAATCATCGGCGTGATCATGCCGTTCGGGCTGGGACTTGGGATCCTGTTCCTGTCCCTTTACGAAGGACGGGCTGCCAACAAGTTCGGCCTGCTGACCGGGCAGATCGTGTCCGTGGACACCGTGCAGCTCCAGGCGCTTGCCGGTACCGCCGTGGTGGTGATGCTGGCCTTGGTGGCCATTTGGCGGCCGCTCAATTTCGCCAGCCTGGATCCGGAACTGGCGGAGGCCCGGGGTGTTCCCGTCCGGACGCTTGCCATCGTATTCATGGTCCTCCTGGGCGTCTCCGTAGCGCTGTCCATCCAGGTGGTGGGCGCGCTCCTGGTCCTCGCCCTGCTGATTACCCCGGCCGCGGCGGCGCTGCGGGTGACGTCGTCACCGGTGGCGGTGGTGGTGCTTAGCGTGCTCTTTGCCATGACGGCCACGGTGGGCGGGATCCTGCTGGCCCTGGGCGGACGCATCCCCATCAGCCCCTACGTCACTACCCTGTCGTTCCTGATCTACGTGGTGTGCCGGGTGATCGGGTCGGTGCGGGCCGCAAGGGGCATCAACGGGCGGGTCCTGGCCGCATCCTGA
- a CDS encoding sulfurtransferase, translating into MNPLIDVAGLQARLAEHRRTVLLDVRWVLGDPHGYRHYLQGHLPGAVFVDLATELAAPAVPERGRHPLPAARDFQESARRWGIRDGDVVVAYDDSGSMAAARMWWMLRNAGFADVYLLDGGLAAWRAAGLPVEAGPVVPEAGDVTLADGNMPVLDAAAAAGWPHAGLLLDARAGERYRGEFEPVDPRAGHIPGAVSAPTSENVDSSGRFLPSDALRRRFESLGVRDGVHVAVYCGSGVTAAHEVAALELAGFRAALYPGSFSEWSNNPDLPVATGAEPGRPSGPPSGNTAAVKGSVPL; encoded by the coding sequence TTGAACCCCTTGATCGACGTGGCCGGCCTGCAGGCCCGCCTTGCCGAACACCGGCGCACGGTGCTCCTTGACGTCCGCTGGGTCCTGGGCGATCCGCACGGTTACCGCCACTACCTGCAGGGGCACCTGCCGGGTGCCGTGTTCGTGGACCTCGCCACCGAACTTGCCGCCCCGGCAGTTCCGGAGCGCGGGAGGCACCCGCTGCCGGCCGCCCGGGACTTCCAGGAAAGCGCCAGGCGCTGGGGCATCCGCGACGGCGACGTCGTGGTTGCCTACGATGACAGCGGCAGCATGGCCGCGGCACGCATGTGGTGGATGCTCCGGAACGCCGGCTTCGCGGACGTTTACCTGCTTGACGGCGGCTTGGCCGCCTGGCGTGCCGCGGGCCTTCCGGTGGAAGCAGGACCGGTTGTCCCGGAGGCGGGAGACGTGACGCTCGCGGACGGAAACATGCCGGTGCTCGACGCCGCTGCCGCGGCCGGCTGGCCGCACGCCGGCCTCTTGCTGGATGCCCGTGCCGGGGAGCGGTACCGCGGGGAGTTTGAGCCTGTTGACCCCCGGGCCGGACATATCCCGGGTGCGGTCAGCGCGCCGACGTCGGAAAACGTGGACAGCAGCGGGCGGTTCCTGCCGTCCGACGCCCTCCGCCGCCGTTTTGAGTCGCTGGGCGTCCGGGACGGAGTGCACGTCGCGGTGTACTGCGGCTCCGGGGTCACTGCGGCCCATGAGGTGGCAGCCCTGGAACTCGCCGGCTTTCGGGCTGCACTGTATCCGGGTTCGTTCTCGGAGTGGTCCAACAACCCGGACCTGCCGGTGGCAACCGGCGCAGAGCCCGGCCGCCCAAGCGGACCGCCGAGTGGAAACACGGCTGCGGTCAAGGGTAGCGTCCCACTATGA
- a CDS encoding Fur family transcriptional regulator, with amino-acid sequence MPFGAKADSTTPSPVPGGGKEQRVTKQRRAVSAALDELDDFVSTQELYRILQNQGAPVSLATAYRILQSLADEGLVDVLRNGDGEAVYRRCAVTGHHHHLLCRNCGKAVEVEAPAVETWAARIAAEHGYTDVAHTVEIFGLCPDCTVRQAAGIL; translated from the coding sequence ATGCCCTTCGGCGCCAAGGCTGATTCCACCACCCCGTCCCCCGTGCCGGGCGGCGGCAAGGAACAGCGCGTCACGAAGCAGCGCCGGGCCGTAAGCGCCGCCCTGGATGAACTCGACGATTTCGTCAGCACGCAGGAGCTGTACCGGATCCTGCAAAACCAGGGCGCCCCGGTCTCGCTGGCAACCGCCTACCGGATCCTGCAGTCTCTCGCGGACGAGGGGCTGGTGGACGTTCTGCGGAACGGCGACGGTGAAGCGGTGTACAGGCGCTGCGCCGTCACCGGGCACCATCACCACTTGCTGTGCCGCAACTGTGGAAAGGCCGTGGAAGTGGAGGCCCCCGCCGTCGAGACGTGGGCGGCGCGCATCGCGGCAGAACACGGATACACCGACGTGGCCCACACGGTGGAGATTTTCGGGCTCTGCCCTGACTGCACGGTGCGCCAGGCCGCCGGCATCCTTTAG